A region of Moorena producens PAL-8-15-08-1 DNA encodes the following proteins:
- a CDS encoding 2Fe-2S iron-sulfur cluster-binding protein, whose protein sequence is MTQSYTIQIHNRQTGAKHKVNVPTDRYILHSAENQGVELPFACRNGACTTCAVRVLAGKVYQPEAMGLSPQLREQGYALLCVSYPRSDLEVETQDEDEVYELQFGRYFAKGKVRFGLPLDED, encoded by the coding sequence ATGACTCAATCGTACACCATTCAGATTCATAATCGCCAAACTGGTGCTAAGCACAAGGTAAACGTGCCAACAGACCGCTATATCTTGCATTCCGCAGAAAACCAAGGTGTGGAGCTACCCTTTGCCTGCCGCAATGGAGCCTGTACCACTTGCGCAGTGCGAGTGTTGGCAGGAAAAGTCTACCAACCGGAAGCCATGGGACTATCTCCACAATTGCGGGAGCAAGGCTATGCTCTATTATGTGTGAGTTATCCCCGGTCAGACCTAGAGGTAGAGACTCAGGATGAAGATGAAGTGTATGAACTTCAGTTCGGTCGATATTTTGCTAAAGGCAAGGTTCGGTTTGGGCTGCCACTGGATGAGGATTAG
- a CDS encoding carbonic anhydrase has product MKQLIQGLHRFQTKYFETHRDLFELLSHGQHPRVLFITCSDSRIDPSLITQTEPGEMFIIRNAGNIIPPYGASNGGEPAAVEYAIYALGINEIVVCGHYRCGAMKGLLKIDKLEEDMPAVYQWLKHAEATRRIIKEHYQDYEGDELLNGAVEENVLNQLQNLRTYPVIQSRLRSEEIRLHGWVYKIETGEVLEYSPLQKQFVPPQTQFSRGAWITPQQQARIYKGSPE; this is encoded by the coding sequence ATGAAGCAGTTGATTCAAGGTCTGCATCGATTCCAGACCAAATACTTCGAGACCCACCGAGACCTATTTGAGTTACTGTCTCACGGGCAGCATCCCAGGGTACTATTCATTACCTGTTCAGATTCTCGGATTGACCCGAGTCTGATTACTCAAACTGAGCCTGGTGAAATGTTCATTATCCGCAATGCCGGGAATATCATACCGCCTTATGGAGCAAGTAATGGCGGTGAACCAGCAGCAGTAGAGTATGCTATTTATGCCTTAGGCATTAATGAAATTGTCGTATGCGGTCACTATCGCTGTGGAGCGATGAAAGGTTTACTGAAAATCGACAAGCTAGAAGAGGACATGCCAGCCGTTTACCAATGGCTCAAGCATGCCGAAGCTACTCGCCGGATTATCAAAGAACACTATCAAGACTATGAAGGTGACGAACTCCTGAATGGGGCGGTGGAGGAAAACGTCCTTAACCAGCTACAAAATTTACGTACTTACCCAGTTATTCAATCTCGACTCAGAAGTGAGGAAATTCGGCTTCATGGCTGGGTCTATAAGATAGAAACGGGAGAGGTTCTGGAATATAGTCCACTGCAAAAGCAGTTTGTACCCCCTCAAACCCAGTTTTCAAGAGGAGCATGGATAACACCTCAGCAGCAAGCAAGAATTTATAAAGGTTCTCCCGAATAA